One window of the Trifolium pratense cultivar HEN17-A07 linkage group LG2, ARS_RC_1.1, whole genome shotgun sequence genome contains the following:
- the LOC123905399 gene encoding uncharacterized protein LOC123905399 encodes MAGNGSGASQWELGWRRRLFVWEQDLLRDLLEVLPAIEFSDSADAWFWDLEDDGRFLVKSVYLLLGSVFNSESVFNDSQLKVFKNIVKSPTPSKVLAFSWKILRSRIPTKVNLVHHGIHVNGGMECVFCRGREETSDHLFLYCDFADLVWKAICRWLGLVIVIPPNPFLLFDCFLGAASSKNIRSGFSLIWHATVWSIWRLRNEVIFSNGVKDLEKVVNALKLLSWKWGLRQHKIPVCLFYEWCWDPGLCLRR; translated from the coding sequence ATGGCAGGTAATGGGTCGGGTGCTTCGCAGTGGGAGTTGGGGTGGCGGCGGCGGTTGTTTGTTTGGGAGCAAGACCTCCTTCGCGATCTCCTGGAGGTTCTTCCGGCTATTGAGTTTTCGGACTCGGCTGATGCTTGGTTTTGGGACCTTGAAGATGATGGAAGGTTCTTGGTCAAATCCGTTTATCTACTTTTGGGCAGTGTGTTTAATTCGGAATCGGTGTTCAATGATTCCCAGTTGAAAGTGTTTAAAAACATTGTGAAGAGCCCGACTCCTTCAAAAGTGTTAGCCTTTTCATGGAAAATTCTCCGGAGTCGAATCCCGACGAAAGTGAACTTAGTGCATCATGGGATTCATGTAAACGGAGGTATGGAGTGTGTTTTTTGTCGGGGGAGGGAGGAGACTTCTGACCATCTCTTCCTTTATTGTGATTTTGCTGATCTAGTGTGGAAGGCGATCTGCCGTTGGCTTGGTTTGGTTATCGTCATTCCGCCGAATCCTTTCTTGCTTTTTGATTGTTTCTTAGGTGCTGCGAGTAGTAAGAATATTAGGAGTGGATTCTCTTTGATTTGGCACGCGACGGTGTGGTCGATTTGGAGATTGAGAAACGAGGTAATCTTCTCAAATGGAGTGAAAGACCTGGAGAAGGTCGTCAATGCGCTTAAACTGTTGTCGTGGAAATGGGGTTTGAGACAGCATAAAATCCCGGtgtgtttattttatgaatggtgTTGGGATCCTGGGTTATGCTTAAGGCGCTGA